A DNA window from Paenibacillus sp. HWE-109 contains the following coding sequences:
- a CDS encoding sensor histidine kinase — MFKRVRVGRLFFGSFAVFIAVLLLISSWISYSLTSRELAANTANYQQDLLNELNKRLVTQLNSIEQMSLAASRNIDTIGFDPMDTDLFERNRRRKDLSDLLANITYSTTMIQSIHLYTEQPFMTDAQGPIRIYDLRQVKDEAWYPDIQNNDFAWIEERTIQANRGSLPVIGFARKLYNNSGIYYGLLLLNVKSSEIQNLIRGETEGRSRLLFDASGRKIAAIGNPNLQESELEKIKLIKEKSGSVHLTAKQQSESLLVWSKSPSNWTLVEVTPWKSIINGSIRLALILLTVGLSAIFIASFVTFFISRQFTNPIKLLVAYMGKLPDRGLVSDLPMDYTNEFGNLFNGYRKQMERIDELLQSLKDQHKRQRDAEIQALQAMINPHFLYNTLDQLNWLAIDSGQEKISKILSLMGKMFRIGLSNGETLIPLADEMTHMDCYLQIQQIRWGERLAFTITMDETAKDLYIPRLTLQPFIENAIIHGFHGRKTGEIRVSVQLIHQDIQFLIWDNGVGLHPDWNQPKARKTGGYGLRNVRERIAAYFGHPYGVHITSAEGQGTEVKILLPQIHHKDEVEERYHVENTHY; from the coding sequence ATGTTCAAACGCGTCCGCGTCGGCCGATTGTTCTTCGGCAGCTTCGCCGTCTTCATCGCTGTGCTGCTGCTCATTTCCTCCTGGATCAGTTACAGCTTAACTTCACGGGAGTTAGCTGCGAATACCGCCAATTATCAGCAGGACTTATTAAATGAATTGAATAAGCGATTAGTCACGCAGTTGAACTCGATTGAACAAATGTCGCTGGCCGCTTCCAGAAATATTGATACCATTGGCTTCGATCCGATGGATACCGACTTATTCGAGCGAAATCGCCGCAGGAAAGACTTGAGCGATCTACTGGCCAACATTACTTACAGCACAACGATGATACAATCGATTCATTTATATACAGAACAGCCGTTTATGACGGATGCTCAAGGCCCCATTCGCATCTATGATTTGCGCCAAGTCAAGGATGAGGCCTGGTATCCAGACATCCAGAACAATGATTTCGCCTGGATTGAAGAACGTACGATTCAAGCCAACAGGGGGTCTCTGCCTGTCATTGGCTTTGCAAGAAAGCTGTACAATAACTCAGGCATCTACTACGGGCTGCTCCTGCTCAATGTAAAATCATCCGAGATCCAGAATTTGATTCGCGGGGAAACGGAAGGGCGAAGCCGGCTGTTATTCGATGCCAGCGGCCGCAAAATCGCGGCAATCGGCAATCCCAATTTGCAGGAGAGCGAACTGGAGAAAATCAAGCTCATCAAAGAGAAATCGGGGAGTGTTCATTTAACCGCTAAACAGCAAAGCGAATCCTTGCTCGTATGGAGCAAGTCACCTTCAAACTGGACATTGGTTGAGGTCACTCCATGGAAAAGCATTATTAATGGCAGTATTCGCTTAGCGCTGATACTGCTGACTGTAGGACTTTCAGCGATATTTATCGCCTCCTTCGTCACTTTCTTCATATCCAGGCAGTTTACCAATCCAATTAAATTGCTAGTGGCTTACATGGGCAAGCTGCCGGATCGCGGCTTAGTATCCGATCTGCCTATGGACTACACCAATGAATTCGGCAATTTATTCAATGGCTACCGCAAACAAATGGAACGAATCGATGAATTGCTCCAATCGTTGAAGGATCAGCATAAGCGGCAGCGCGATGCCGAAATTCAAGCGCTGCAAGCCATGATTAATCCGCATTTTCTATACAACACACTGGATCAGTTGAACTGGCTGGCGATCGATTCCGGTCAAGAGAAAATCAGCAAAATTCTATCTCTGATGGGCAAAATGTTTCGCATCGGCCTATCCAACGGGGAAACGCTGATTCCTCTCGCCGATGAGATGACGCACATGGACTGTTATTTGCAAATTCAACAAATCCGTTGGGGAGAACGCTTGGCCTTTACCATCACCATGGATGAGACCGCCAAAGATCTCTATATCCCAAGGTTAACCCTACAGCCCTTTATTGAGAATGCGATTATTCACGGTTTCCACGGCAGGAAAACAGGAGAAATCCGCGTCAGCGTGCAGCTCATTCATCAAGATATTCAATTCCTAATTTGGGACAATGGCGTCGGATTGCACCCCGATTGGAATCAGCCGAAAGCAAGGAAAACCGGCGGTTACGGGCTGCGCAATGTGCGAGAACGCATTGCCGCTTATTTCGGCCACCCGTACGGGGTCCATATTACTAGTGCAGAGGGTCAAGGTACCGAGGTGAAGATTCTGCTGCCGCAAATCCATCACAAAGACGAAGTCGAGGAGCGCTATCATGTGGAAAATACTCATTATTGA
- a CDS encoding response regulator transcription factor: MWKILIIDDDFQVLEGMRKAIPWDAIDAEFAGEASDGAEGLMMIQQTQPDIVITDIYMPVMNGLEMIEKLRETNFPGELIILSGYTDFEYARQALRLQVSDYLSKPVTVEELRIVLTRVIKELEAKEFIKMEQEEVKKRLLLHEPFSQQEWLKSVITGTFAAQSLPPAEMAYWLDRSHMVMGIELLSTVRTANLSLIDWHLFRFALANIIREILAEDWPESDFIELHSHHAAIMFHIEPTMPSEEAYKTIKAVGERITHCVRTYLQLTLRLGMGQMKASWQKISDSTEEAFLDLLQMSNTLPPSKLSSTSADLAIRPIKFYQELAEAIVYSKEETAAQIVEAYILQLQSMPTITPAYLQYLCTELWTIFAYSLYSVGTVLDELFPDMNLQLELNQIQTPTHLQQWLGNKIHIIATSRHWHENSKHKEIVDFMTQYAHTHYAEEINLEDMSKQLYLSRNYLNQIFKKATGETFTNYVIQVRMKKAQALLAEGKYLIYEISEKVGYKNVPYFSSIFKKYAGVSPSEIAKSGL; the protein is encoded by the coding sequence ATGTGGAAAATACTCATTATTGATGACGACTTTCAAGTGCTGGAAGGGATGCGAAAGGCCATCCCCTGGGATGCCATAGACGCGGAATTCGCGGGTGAAGCTAGCGATGGCGCCGAAGGATTGATGATGATCCAGCAAACCCAACCGGATATCGTCATTACCGATATTTATATGCCGGTTATGAATGGCCTGGAGATGATCGAGAAGCTCCGCGAAACGAACTTTCCCGGTGAATTGATTATTCTAAGCGGCTACACAGATTTCGAATACGCCCGGCAAGCCTTGCGGCTGCAAGTGAGCGATTATTTATCGAAGCCCGTCACCGTGGAAGAACTTAGGATTGTGCTCACTAGAGTTATCAAAGAGCTGGAAGCGAAGGAATTCATCAAGATGGAACAAGAAGAAGTGAAGAAGAGGCTGCTGCTGCACGAGCCCTTCAGCCAGCAAGAATGGCTGAAGTCCGTCATCACCGGCACCTTCGCCGCCCAGAGCCTTCCGCCTGCTGAGATGGCTTACTGGCTCGATAGAAGCCATATGGTCATGGGCATCGAGCTGTTAAGTACAGTTCGCACAGCCAACCTGTCACTCATCGACTGGCATTTATTTCGCTTTGCGTTAGCCAATATTATCAGGGAAATTCTGGCCGAAGATTGGCCAGAGTCCGACTTCATTGAACTCCATAGCCACCACGCCGCCATTATGTTCCATATCGAGCCAACAATGCCCTCAGAGGAGGCGTATAAGACAATCAAAGCGGTTGGCGAGCGCATTACACATTGTGTTCGCACCTATCTGCAGTTGACCCTCCGGCTTGGAATGGGGCAAATGAAGGCATCTTGGCAGAAAATATCGGATTCTACGGAGGAAGCCTTTCTCGATCTCTTGCAGATGAGCAACACACTGCCGCCGAGCAAGCTGTCTTCTACGTCCGCTGACCTTGCTATTCGACCAATTAAGTTCTATCAGGAGCTTGCAGAAGCCATTGTTTATTCCAAAGAAGAAACGGCGGCGCAAATTGTAGAAGCCTACATTCTTCAATTACAGAGCATGCCTACGATAACGCCTGCCTATTTGCAATATTTATGCACCGAGTTGTGGACCATCTTTGCCTACTCTTTATACAGCGTCGGAACTGTACTGGATGAATTGTTTCCAGACATGAATCTCCAGTTGGAGCTGAATCAAATCCAAACGCCAACGCACTTGCAGCAATGGCTCGGCAATAAGATCCATATCATTGCCACCAGTCGGCATTGGCATGAGAATTCCAAACACAAAGAAATCGTTGATTTCATGACGCAGTATGCCCACACGCACTATGCCGAGGAGATTAATTTGGAGGACATGTCCAAACAGCTCTATTTATCCCGAAACTATTTGAATCAAATCTTCAAAAAAGCAACTGGTGAAACCTTCACCAACTATGTCATTCAGGTTCGCATGAAAAAGGCGCAAGCTCTTCTGGCCGAAGGCAAATACTTGATTTATGAGATTTCGGAGAAAGTAGGCTATAAGAACGTCCCTTATTTCAGCTCTATTTTCAAAAAGTATGCCGGTGTCAGTCCCAGCGAAATCGCGAAAAGCGGATTGTAG
- a CDS encoding ABC transporter substrate-binding protein, with amino-acid sequence MKVQMRKWSMLGVTAMIALSLSACGSGNTASTSSSPAATTATKPTAAPASSQPVKLRIVWWGSQARHDATLKALDAYTKKHPNVTFEPEFSGFDGYADKLATQAAAKNAPDIIQMDPAWLAEYAGRNQLADLSKGIRTEDIDKSLVDSGKFKEKLYAIPLGNNATGMIYNKNAVDKLGITPPKNAWTWDEYFQFGKDAKAKLDKDKYVLMDATSDYTTYSAYQISQGKDYPITIDGKFNIDKDTYVSFVKKYTELRTAGVVPPAEIATTDKESDAKQDLMNNDTVLMKRSFAALYPGYEGVKPGAYSFVTQPKGKQASGWLKPSMFWSVSADSKNAEESKKFIDWFVNDSEAADILTTTRGVPVSKKMLDYLTPKLTAADKLQIELIKNVAPDAQPFNAGAKGWSNYTAKDFKNIGEKVMFGKITPEAAYDELVKKAKEYQ; translated from the coding sequence ATGAAAGTGCAGATGAGAAAATGGAGCATGCTTGGCGTGACTGCCATGATAGCGCTGTCCCTAAGCGCGTGTGGTTCCGGAAATACAGCAAGTACGAGCAGCAGTCCCGCTGCAACAACGGCTACTAAGCCAACAGCTGCCCCTGCAAGCTCCCAACCTGTTAAGCTGCGTATTGTATGGTGGGGCTCACAAGCACGGCATGACGCTACGCTCAAAGCTCTGGATGCGTATACGAAGAAACATCCGAATGTGACTTTTGAGCCTGAGTTTTCGGGGTTTGACGGATACGCGGATAAACTAGCGACCCAAGCAGCGGCGAAGAATGCTCCTGATATTATCCAAATGGATCCCGCATGGCTTGCTGAGTACGCAGGAAGAAACCAACTGGCTGACTTATCCAAAGGCATTCGCACCGAAGATATCGACAAATCGCTCGTGGATTCCGGCAAATTCAAAGAGAAGCTGTACGCGATCCCTCTGGGCAACAATGCAACAGGTATGATTTATAACAAGAACGCTGTAGATAAACTGGGCATTACGCCTCCCAAAAACGCTTGGACCTGGGACGAGTACTTCCAATTCGGCAAAGACGCGAAAGCCAAACTGGACAAAGATAAATACGTCCTAATGGATGCGACATCCGATTATACAACATATAGCGCTTATCAAATTAGCCAAGGCAAAGACTACCCTATCACGATAGACGGCAAATTCAACATTGATAAAGACACCTATGTAAGCTTCGTCAAAAAGTATACCGAGCTTCGCACAGCCGGCGTTGTGCCGCCAGCAGAGATTGCCACCACGGATAAAGAGTCCGACGCCAAGCAGGATTTAATGAACAATGATACCGTATTGATGAAACGCAGCTTTGCCGCTCTATACCCTGGGTATGAAGGCGTTAAGCCCGGCGCTTACTCCTTCGTTACTCAACCTAAGGGCAAGCAAGCCAGCGGTTGGCTGAAACCATCCATGTTCTGGTCCGTGAGCGCAGATTCCAAGAACGCGGAAGAATCCAAGAAATTCATCGATTGGTTCGTCAATGACAGCGAAGCGGCCGATATTCTGACCACAACTAGAGGCGTACCTGTATCCAAGAAAATGCTTGATTACTTAACACCTAAACTCACCGCCGCGGATAAACTGCAGATTGAACTAATCAAGAATGTCGCTCCTGACGCCCAACCTTTCAATGCTGGAGCGAAAGGCTGGAGCAATTACACAGCGAAGGACTTCAAGAATATCGGCGAAAAAGTGATGTTCGGCAAAATAACACCGGAAGCCGCTTATGACGAGCTCGTCAAAAAAGCAAAAGAATATCAATAA
- a CDS encoding cold-shock protein produces the protein MAVGTVKWFNAEKGFGFIEVEGGNDVFVHFSAITGEGFKSLDEGQRVEFNVVQGNRGPQAENVVKL, from the coding sequence ATGGCAGTAGGAACAGTTAAATGGTTTAACGCAGAAAAAGGATTTGGATTTATCGAAGTTGAAGGCGGCAACGATGTATTCGTACATTTCTCCGCAATCACTGGCGAAGGTTTCAAATCTTTGGACGAAGGCCAACGCGTTGAGTTCAACGTAGTTCAAGGCAACCGCGGACCACAAGCTGAGAACGTTGTAAAACTGTAA